A portion of the Nitratidesulfovibrio termitidis HI1 genome contains these proteins:
- a CDS encoding DUF3179 domain-containing protein translates to MRQRMQPHGATFPLHCSVRARHIPARPGHTPHGRVAHNPRLRPLAGLSLACLAAVLFLSAAVSALAGPRNDDDLKQLTASLLETKIKPDAIPALYRPEYTSTISAALSLEDPEPVFVVRLPDGPRIYPQRIMVWHEAVNEVVGDATYCISYSPLTGVLAAYKGQAGRFMTTFGVDGRLLYNNTVLFDRATGSLWSQLLGIAIDGPLRGKVLQRIPAWWTTWGVARDAMPDAKVLATPSGIRRSYGKDPYGSYLLPGTYYDDDRIMYAVPRLDRRMKPKTRILGLDVQGQQLAIDTATVHKDGVANIDQGPMPLLAVVDRRLDVIRVYDRTVWGKPATFALKKGSPNRLVDTESGSEWSIDGKAEAGPMKGAVLNELIPVNAMWFAWSSFHPATLVVPTNDAWPAPSQPQPQLNVPGLAPFQ, encoded by the coding sequence ATGCGGCAACGGATGCAACCACACGGCGCAACATTCCCGCTCCACTGCTCCGTGCGGGCACGGCACATCCCCGCACGCCCCGGCCACACGCCGCACGGTCGTGTTGCGCACAATCCCCGACTGCGCCCGCTTGCGGGACTTTCGCTGGCCTGCCTTGCCGCCGTGCTGTTCCTGTCGGCGGCGGTCTCCGCCCTTGCGGGCCCCCGCAACGACGACGACCTGAAGCAACTGACCGCCAGCCTGCTGGAAACCAAGATCAAGCCCGACGCCATTCCTGCCCTGTACCGCCCGGAATACACCTCCACCATCAGCGCCGCCCTCAGCCTGGAAGACCCGGAACCGGTCTTCGTGGTGCGCCTGCCCGATGGCCCGCGCATCTATCCCCAGCGCATCATGGTCTGGCACGAGGCGGTCAACGAGGTGGTGGGCGACGCCACCTACTGCATCAGCTACAGCCCGCTCACCGGGGTGCTGGCCGCCTACAAGGGCCAGGCGGGCCGGTTCATGACCACCTTCGGCGTGGATGGCCGCCTGCTGTACAACAACACCGTGCTGTTCGACAGGGCCACCGGCAGCCTGTGGTCGCAACTGCTGGGCATTGCCATTGACGGCCCCCTGCGCGGCAAGGTGCTGCAACGCATTCCCGCCTGGTGGACCACCTGGGGCGTGGCGCGCGACGCCATGCCCGACGCCAAGGTGCTGGCCACCCCCAGCGGCATCCGCCGTTCGTACGGCAAGGACCCGTACGGTTCCTACCTGCTGCCCGGCACCTACTACGACGACGACCGCATCATGTACGCCGTGCCCAGGCTGGACAGGCGCATGAAACCCAAGACACGCATCCTCGGGCTGGACGTGCAGGGCCAACAACTGGCCATCGACACCGCTACGGTGCATAAGGACGGCGTGGCCAACATCGACCAAGGGCCCATGCCGCTGCTGGCCGTGGTGGACCGGCGGCTGGACGTGATCCGGGTGTACGACCGCACGGTATGGGGCAAACCCGCCACCTTCGCGCTCAAGAAGGGCAGCCCCAACCGTCTTGTGGACACCGAAAGCGGCAGCGAATGGTCCATCGACGGCAAGGCCGAGGCTGGTCCCATGAAGGGCGCCGTGCTGAACGAACTGATCCCCGTCAACGCCATGTGGTTCGCCTGGTCCAGCTTTCATCCGGCAACGCTGGTGGTGCCGACCAACGACGCATGGCCCGCCCCTTCCCAACCCCAGCCCCAATTGAACGTGCCGGGGCTGGCCCCGTT
- the galE gene encoding UDP-glucose 4-epimerase GalE, with protein MGETPICNVLVCGGAGYIGSHMVRALVARGCTPVIFDNLSTGHADAVDAAAPDCDLVRGDLLDRQALRRLFAEHCFDAVMHFSARSLVGESVREPALYYANNVTGTLNLLDAMREAGVLRLVFSSTAAVYGNPVTERIAETHPLAPVNPYGASKLMVERMLADHATAYGLRSVALRYFNAAGADRAGGIGESHAPETHLIPNILRAVLGTGPALTVFGSDYDTPDGTCVRDYIHVNDLCEAHLAALDRLLAAPVGTAALKDEVAAEPGGKGALHYNLGNGLGFTVRQVIDAAARVTGREVPFTVGPRRDGDPARLVADSTLAGRELGWTPKVTDIREIIETAWAWHSDQKY; from the coding sequence ATGGGCGAAACACCCATCTGCAACGTGCTGGTCTGCGGCGGGGCGGGCTACATCGGCTCGCACATGGTGCGGGCGCTGGTGGCGCGCGGCTGCACGCCCGTGATTTTCGACAATCTTTCCACCGGCCATGCCGATGCCGTGGATGCCGCCGCCCCCGACTGCGACCTGGTGCGCGGCGACCTGCTGGATCGCCAGGCCCTGCGCCGACTGTTCGCCGAGCACTGCTTTGACGCGGTAATGCACTTTTCCGCCCGCAGCCTGGTGGGCGAGTCGGTGCGCGAACCCGCACTGTACTACGCCAACAACGTCACCGGCACCCTGAACCTGCTGGACGCCATGCGCGAGGCAGGCGTGCTGCGGCTGGTGTTCTCGTCCACGGCGGCGGTGTACGGCAACCCGGTTACCGAACGCATCGCCGAGACGCATCCGCTGGCCCCGGTGAACCCCTACGGCGCGTCCAAGCTGATGGTGGAACGCATGCTGGCGGACCACGCCACGGCCTACGGGCTGCGTTCGGTGGCCCTGCGCTATTTCAACGCCGCCGGGGCGGACCGGGCGGGGGGCATAGGCGAATCGCATGCGCCGGAAACGCACCTTATTCCCAACATCCTGCGCGCGGTGCTGGGCACGGGGCCAGCGCTCACCGTGTTCGGCAGCGACTACGACACCCCGGACGGCACCTGCGTGCGCGACTACATCCACGTCAACGACCTGTGCGAGGCGCATCTGGCCGCGCTGGACAGGCTGCTGGCCGCACCCGTGGGCACGGCGGCCCTGAAGGACGAGGTGGCGGCAGAACCAGGCGGGAAGGGCGCCCTGCACTACAACCTGGGCAACGGGCTGGGGTTCACCGTGCGGCAGGTCATCGACGCGGCGGCGCGGGTGACCGGGCGCGAGGTGCCCTTTACCGTGGGGCCGCGCCGCGATGGCGACCCGGCCCGGCTGGTGGCCGACAGCACGCTGGCGGGCAGGGAACTGGGCTGGACCCCGAAGGTTACGGATATCCGCGAGATCATCGAGACCGCCTGGGCCTGGCACAGCGACCAGAAGTACTGA